The stretch of DNA GTACTCCGTGCCGATGACGCGCTGGACGACTTTGGTGTCGTTGCCCCACGTCAGGCGATGCCAGACGAGCCAGTCACACTGGGTGATGAAGTCCTTTTTCACGTCAGCCGGGCGCTGGCTGATGCCGGTGATACCGAGGCCGTGTTTCCGCCCGCGTTTTCCGATTTTGATGAGCATGCGCCCACACTCGTCGAGGCCGGGGCCTTCGGGGAGATACTCGTGGACTTCCTCTACGAGCATCAAGAAGGGCTTTTTCAGCTTCTTTTCCTTGGCGAACAGTTGTTTCGTGACCGCGGTCAGGAGGTCTTTGGCTTCGTCCTCATCGAGATAGCCAGACACGTCGAGAATGATGGGGACGTTGCCTTCGAGGGCGAGCGACGCGATTTTCTCTGCGTGCTCCGGGCCGACCATGATGTCACACTCCTCGTCTGCGCCGACGTGGAGCAGCTCGAATTTCTCCTTTAGCCCGTAGTACTCGCCGTCGGTATCGACGATGAGGATGGGAAAGTTATTCGAGAGCAGTTTCTCTGCGACGACGCTCGCCGTATTCGATTTTCCCGACCCTGATTTACCCGTGATGAAGCCACGACCGGTGAGCACCTCGACGACGGGCAGAGAGACTTCCTCCCCAACGGTACCCTCGCCCCCCGGACCCTCGCTCACGTCCGCGACTGTGATAGTTTCTACGTCTGCCATGTGCGCGTATCACACTGGTCGCAGGCCTGCCCTATATACTGTTGGCTGTCGATTCCTGCGAAAATTCAGGCGCGGATAACGAAGTGACTATTCCCTTGGTCTTCGAGCGTCGCAGACTCCAGCATTCTGACAATGTAGCCCGTCTGGGTCTGGCTCACGTTGCAGTCTGCGTCCACCCGCACGAGGTGCCCGATTAACTGGGCAGACGGTGGTTTCTGCGCTGCGCCACAGTCGTAAATGGTGAGCAGTTCGTCACCGGCTGGTGACTCGTAGACGATGATGTACGCGTGCGGTGCGAGTTCCCAGCGCCCGTCTCCTGCGCCCGCGAGCTTGTTCATGCCGAGAGTTCGTGTGCGCGCAGATAAATCACCACTCTCAGTTCCACAAACATTATTTTGTTCGGATATATTGTTGCGTGCATGGATGACGCTGTGAACCGTTCGCCAGTCAACGGGATTCCCGCGCTCGGACTTGGAACGTACAAAAACACCAACTTCGGTTCGTGCGTGGCAAGCGTCAGAAACGCCCTCGATATTGGGTTTCGCCACATCGACACCGCCCAGTACTACGAGAACGAGGCCGCGGTTGGCGAGGGTATCAGGACGTCTCCCGTTTCGCGGGAAGCGGTCTTCCTCGCGTCGAAAGTGTGGTTCGATGACCTCGCCTACGACGACGTGGTTCGGACGGCGCGAGAGAGTCTTGACCGGTTGGGCGTCGACTCACTCGACATGCTGTACGTCCACTGGCCAGCCGAAAGCTACGACCCGGAAGCCACGCTCACAGCCTTCAGCGACCTCAAACGGGACGGTCTAATCGACAATATCGGCGTGAGCAACTTCACCCCGGAACTGCTCACCGAAGCACGCGAACAGTGTGACGCCCCCATCAAAGCGAATCAAGTCGAGATGCACCCCTTGCTCCAACAAGACGAGTTGCGCGCCTACGCAGAGCGCCACGATATCGCGCTCGTCGCCTACTCGCCACTCATGCACGGCAACGTAGGCGACGTGCGCGAAGTGTGCGAGGTGACAGAAAAACACGAGACGACGCCCGAACAGGTCACGCTCGCGTGGCTCCTCGACAAAGGCGTGGTTCCCATCCCGAAAGCGACGAGTCGCGCCCACATCCGAGCCAATTGGGAGAGTCAGTTTTTGGCGTTGGACGACGAGGACATCGCGCACATCGACGGAATCTCAGAGGAAAAGCGGCTTGGCAACCCGGCGTTCGCGCCGTGGTGAGTTAGAAATCAGTCAGCGACTGTTGGCCTTCCCGAGATTGTTCACTCACGGGCTGGCTCGATTTTTCTCGTGGTTCGCTTGACGTCGCCCCACTCCAGCTATCGAGGCTGGCCTGGTCTTCTGCGGCGAACGAGAGTTTGGAGACGCGAACGCCGAGTTTGCGCGCCGTTTCGCCCTCGAACTCGGTGAGCAACGAGAGCGCCACCGACTCGACGAGGGCCGGGTCTTGAACGGGGCCGGGCAGCGACCGGGCACGCGTGTGGACGTCGAACGGCGGGGTCACCACCTTGATGCCAATGGTCTGGTAGAGCGCGCCTTCGCGGTCTGCGCGCGCGGCGACTGCTTCCGCAAGCCGCGAAACCGTGGTTTGGTGCTCGCTTACGTCTGCCGTCGGGGGAAAGGCCGATTCCCGTGAGAAACTCTTTGGCTTGCCAACCGGCTCTACGACCCGCGTGTCCCTGCCGTTCGCTCGCTCGTAGAGTTCGCGGCCGCGTTCGCCAAACTGGTCTACGAGGTCGTCGCGGTCTGCGGCAGCGAGGTCGCCCGCAGTTTCGATACCGAGGTCGCGCAGCGAACGGGCCGTGACCGGGCCGATTCCGTGGACGGCCTCGATGGAGAGTGGCGCGAAAAATTCGCGGACAGTTCCCGGCTCAACCACGGTCAGCCCGTCGGGTTTGTCGAAATCGCTTGCGACCTTCGCCGCGCTCATGTTCGGCGCGACGCCGATGCTCGCGGTCACGCCCACCTCGCGTTCGATGCGCTGTTTGATGTAGCGGGCGTAGCCTTCTGCGAGCGTCCGGCTCCCATCTGCGGTTTTGTCCCACGCGGTGCGCTCGGTCACGTCGAGATAGGCTTCGTCGATGCTCACCTCCCGGAGGGTGTCCGCGCAGTCGCGGAGGATGGCTTTGACCTCCGCGCTCACGGACTTGTAGAAGTCGAGGTCGACAGACCGGTAGTAGCCGCCTGCCTCGCCGTCGGCTACGGCTTCGATGCGCGGGAGCGTGTCGAGGGCTTTCGAGATGGCTTGGGCGCTCTCGATGCCGAACGCGCGCGCCTCGTAGCTCGCCGTCGCCACCGCGCCAATCGTCTCACCGGGTTCGTAGCCCATGCCGACGATGACGGGCTTGCCGACCAGCTCGGGCTCGCGCAGGCGCTCACAGGCGGCATAAAAACAGTCCATATCGACGTGCAAGATGATGCGCGCAGGGCCGTCTTCGTCGGGAACCCCCGGCAGCCGGGCACCATCTCGATTGGCCATACGAACAGTACTCAGTGGAGGCGTGTTAAGGTTCCTGAAGCGAGCGCAGACGCTCTGTGGAATTGGTGGTTGACTCAGCGGTTCACCCAGACCGACGGGCGAGCCGCTTGAGCCAGTTTCAAAAGGTGTTCTCGATTACAGGCCGACGTCTTTCCACCGGACGCTGCTCGCGTGTTCGGTGTGGCCGTACGTCGTCCCCGCGTACTTCTCTAAGTCGGTAATCGTCGTACAGTTCAAGCACGCAAACACTTCATCATTGTTGGTCCCGAACACTCTGACAAAGTCTGGCGTAACGAATCCCCCACAGTTTGAACATTGTTTCATGTTAACTTCCCCCTTACAACTTTGAACTGATGGTTGGACTGACTATTAAGTGTATCTATCGTTTACTTTCGTTATTGGGCGACTACTCGATAGAAATGTATGAAACGTTATTTTTTGGCCCAAATCCATGACGTTCAGCCATTCTTCTCTTTGTAGAATTCCGTTTTCCCACCCCCGTGGGGTCGTCCGTCGATTATCAATCAAAAATACCGACAGTATGCTTTGACTGACAGTAGATTGCTTGACACTCGCGGAGTGGAGAATTATTTATTTATTTTTACAATTTTGGAGAAGCAAATCAAAAACGTGACCAATAATCGCTATGCTGTAGTCCGGTAAGCTGTTCCTAACTTACGAAACAAATATGCGGTGATAGAAACATTATACTCGTTGGTGTAAAACTGTGAGTGACTTGTTCATCCTTCAAGTGGGAACCATCGGGGATACGCTGACAAACATGCTAAACGAGATGATTGCGTTCGTGCCGAACTTGGTCGGCGCAATTCTCATCTTGCTCATCGGTTGGCTCGTCGCCCGAGGGGCAATGCGGTTGGTCGAGTACGTCTCAGACCGCATCGAACTCGACCGCGTCGTCCTCGCCACGCCGCTTGGCGACATCCTTGGTGGGACAGAGAAAGCAGTCTCCCATTCGTTTGGGCTACTCGCCTACGCATTCGTTTTCGCGCTCGCCGTCCTCGCGGCCGCAGAGGCACTCGCCATTCCACTCCTGTCGCTGTGGATTTCAGAGGCCGTGTCCTACCTGCCGTCGCTGATCGCCGGCTTGCTCATCATCGTCCTCGGCTTCGTCGTCGCTGACTTCATCGGCGACGCCATCCAGCGCACCCGCGCGGCGACCGAGACGATGTACACGAGCTGGTTTGCGACGGGCGTTCGCCTGTTCCTCTACTTCACCGTCGTCGTCATCGGACTCGACACGATGGGCGTCGACGTAGAACTGCTCTACATCCTCGCAACCGCCTTCGCCGGCGGGGTGGCAATCGCGCTCGCCCTCGGTGTTGGTATCGCGGTTGGCTGGGGTGGCAAAGACTACGTCGCTCAGAACATCGCAAGCTGGATGAGCGCCGCACGCGGTGGCATCACGCCCCGCTCTGACGGCCCAATGACCGGTGGCGAAACCCCGGCTGACGACGACTAAGTACGAACAATTTTCGCGTTTTTAGAAAACTACCGACTAGCGACGGCGATACCACCACACGGCTGCCGCCGCGACGACGACCACTGCGAGGCCAATCGCCTCCATCGGAATCTGCTGTGGAGCACCTTCGACAACTTCCACCGGAACCTGCTGGGTTTCGGTGCGCATCGTGCCGTCTGCTTGTTCGTAGTCGATAGCGAGCGTCACCGCCTTGGTTTTCGGAATCGCGTCGTCTGACACCTCGAGGTCGAACGACATGGTGGTCGATTCACCGGCGTTGAGGCGGGAGACGAATGTCGAAGCGTCGGCACTCGAAACGGGTTCTTCTGCGAGCAGTCTAACGTTGACGTTCGTGACCGCCTCCATCCCGTCGTTCGTGAGGCGGACCACGAGGATGCCGTCTGAATCGACTTCGAACGTCGCGTTCACGGGTTCGATGTTGAAGCGGTCTTGTTTCTCGGCCACCGCGACCGAAAGCGAGAACGGGTCGGAGGTTTGTCTCCCAGTAAGCAACTCATATTCGACCGTCGCCGAAAGTCGTCTCATCCCAGTCGTGGCGTTCCCCGTCACCGTAATCGGGAACTCGAACTGGGTGCTTTCGCCGGGTTCGAGCGAACCGACCGGCACCGCAAGGGAGTGGGCGATAAACGGCGGCGAGACGGGTTGGAGGACGACCACCACGTCGTTTGCCGTCGTCAGGCCGGTGTTCGTCACCGTCCCCGTAACCGTCCCAAGGTCGCCGACGCTGAGCGTGCTCGACACGTTGTCGATGGTGAACTGCTGGCCCGTCTGCGGGCGAACCCCAATCGAAAGCGGGCTGGAGAGCCTGCTCAGCCCGTCTTTATCTTTATACGCCACTTCCACTTCTGCGGCGTAGTCACGCACGAGCGCATCGGAAGTGATGCCGACGCGGGTGGTCACCCGCTTTGTCTCCCCCGGTTGCCACGTCCCGATGAAGCTTTCTGCACTCTGTGCACCGCTTCCGAAGTTGAGTTCGCTGTCCGAAGACTTCACGAGCAGGGTGGCGTCTCTCGCGGTGGCAGTGCCGTCGTTTCTGAGGGTGAGCGTGACCATGCCCGTTTCACCGACCGCGACATCTGATTCCACGTCGAGAACGGTGAAGCGTGACTGGTTTTCGATGACCACAGTCACCATGAGTTCCTGCGTACGGCTGCGCTCTACGAACCGATGTGACCCGTCTGCACGGGTGATAACCTTCGAAGTGTACTCGTATTCCACATCAACCGCGAGGCGGTAGGTTCCCGGCGCGGCATCCTCAGCCACGGTGAGTCGAATCGGATACGGCCCCGCGACGCCCTCGGGAAGCATGCCGACCGGTGTGGTCGCAGTTTTCACGGTGATAGGGCTGTCCTCCGGCGCGGAGACAGACACCGTGGTCTGGCGTGCCGTCTGTACTAGCTGTTCGAACTCGTCGTCACCAGTTATCTGCACCTTCCCGTTGTTGACGAGGTACAGCGACACGGTTCCGGTCATTCCCGGCGCGAGGGTGTTTTCTGGGATAAACGCCGTAAAATCAGGGCGGCCGGCGACGCTCGTATCCTCTTGGAGCCCCGCAACGGGGCCAACACTACAGGCAAGGAGCAAGCAAAAAACACCGATAACCCGCAAAACGTCCATATCTACATGTAAGTTAAGAATATAGATAACTGCTTTTACTATTCTCAGCTCGAATCGTCGCGTCGTGAGAACTCCCCAGCGATGCTATATGTTCGGATAGCTTACCGTCATATGTGACTGCGCTTATCGAAACCGATGGGCTCACCAAGTTCTACGGCGAGGTCCGGGGCATCGAGGATTTGACCTTCTCCGTAGAAGAAGGGGCGATATTCGGCTTTCTCGGGCCGAACGGGGCCGGAAAGAGCACGACCATCAGGACGCTCCTTGGCCTCTTGCACCCGACGGGCGGGGAGGCGCGTCTCCTTGGCTGCGACGTGACCGACACGACCGCGCTCACGGAGGCCAAACAGGAAATCGGCCACATCCCCGGCGACTTCCACTTTTATCGAAACACGACCGGCGAGAAGGTGCTCGATTACTTCGCCCGACTCCGTGGCGACGAGCGCCGCGAAGAACTGCTCGAACTGTTTCCCGTGCCCGAAGACCGCAAGGTGAAAGCCTACTCGCGGGGGAATCGCCAAAAACTCGCCATCGTCCAGGCGTTCATGCACAACCCGCGACTTGTCATCATGGACGAGCCAACGTCCGGCCTCGACCCACTCGTCCAAGAAACGTTCTACGACTTTCTGCTCGCAGAACAGGACCAGGGCGTCACGACGTTCTTTTCGACGCACATCCTGAGCGAGGTGCGCAAAATCTGTGAGCGCGTGGCCATCATCCGCGACGGCAAACTCGTCGCGCTCGAAGACATCGACACGCTGCTCGAAAAAAGTGGGAAGGTCGTCCGCGTCTCGCTCGCAGAGGACGTTGCCCCGGAGACGTTCAAAATGCCCGGCATCGCCCGCACCGAGAGAGACGACGACGGCTACCTGCGACTCATCGTCACCGAAAATTTCGATGGGCTCATCGACGCACTCGCAGCGTACACCGTCCAAGATGTGGACATACGCGAAACCTCCATCGAGGACGTGTTCATGCACTTTTACGACGGTGATGTGGATGCTTGAGATTGCGCGTTTCGAAGCAAGGCGACGAACACGGAGCGCCGCGGCGCTGACGATTCTCATCCTCGCGCTCATCGCGCTCACGATTGGGCTGTACCCCTCGATTTCCGACACGGGCGTCGATTTAGACGCGTACTTAGACACCCTCTCGCCGGAACTCCGCCAAAGCTTCGTCGGCAGCGTTACCTCGCTCACCACCATCGACGGCTACCTCGTCTCGCAGTTGTACGTGCTCGTGTGGTTGCTCATCCTCGGCATCTACTTCGCCTACGCTTCCGCGTCGCTCGTCTCCGCGGAAATCGAACACCGCTCTATCGACTTGCTGCTCGTCAATCCCATCTCGCGGACCAGATTCATTGTCGAAAAATTCCTGGCGCTCCTCCCGGTGAACATCGCGGTCAACGGAATCGCGCTCGTTACCGTTTACTTCGGCGTCCAGTTCGTGGGTGAGTCGCTACCGCTCGCAGACCTCATTGCACTCCACGCGCTGTTCGTCATCTACCTCGCGGCGTGTTCGGGTCTCGGTCTCGTCGCTTCCGTGATATTCGACGACGTGCGCAGGGCACAGGGCGTCGGCATTGGCCTGCTGTTTGCGACCTACTTCCTCGACTCGCTCACCCGCGGGACGGATTACGAGTGGGCGGGCCAGTTCTCGTTTGCCCGATATCTCGATCCTGCAGACGTGCTCTCCCTCGGGGAAATCGACTGGCTCGGCACGGCGATTCTCCTCGCAGTCACCATCGGTCTCGTGATACTCGCCGCAGAGCTGTTCGAGCGAAAGGACATCAACGGCTGACCCACTCCTCGGAACAATTACATCTGCGCCGAGACTACTTACAGGAAATGGCGACACACGACGAGGGGCCTGCAGTTACCGTGTCAGGACTCTCGAAGGTGTTCGGACGGCGGGGGAACCCACCCGTCACGGCCGTCGATGACGTATCGTTTTCTGTCGAGCGCGGGAGTGTCGTCGGGCTGCTCGGGCCGAACGGCGCGGGCAAAACGACCACCATCAAAGCCATCCTTGGCCTCTTGACGCCGACTGCCGGGAACATTCAGGTGGGTGGCGTTGACGTACAAACCAACCCACGGGGGGTGTACCGAAACGTGAGCGCCGTCCTCGAAGGCTCGCGCAACATCTACTGGCGACTCTCGCCACGACAGAACGTCGAATTTTTCACCAGTTTACAGGGGATTCACCCGAAAACCGTCCGGGAGGACCACGACGAGGTGTTCGACTGGCTCGGCCTTACGGACAAGGTGGACGACCCAGTCACGAACCTCTCGCGCGGGATGAAACAGAAGACGGCCCTCGCCTGTGCGATTGCGCGGGACACGGACGTGCTGTTTCTCGACGAACCGACGCTCGGCCTCGATGTCGAAACCTCACTCGACTTGCGGCGCGAACTCAGGCGCTTGGCCGAACACGACGGAAAGACCATCCTCATCTCCAGTCACGACATGGACGTGGTCCAAGACGTGTGCGACCGCGTCATCATCATGAACGAGGGGCGCGTCGTCGCAGACGAGCGCATCGACGACCTGATTGCCCTGTTTCGCTCACAGACCTACCGCATCGCAGTGTCCCACGACGAAGCCGCGCTCAGAACCCATCTCCACGAGTTCGAAGTGACCAACTGGGCAGTGCGTGACGGTCGCATCGAGTTCGACGTGGTGCTCAGAGACGGCGACCGATTTTACGACCTGATGGACACGCTCCGGGAAGGAGGGGTACGCCTCGACTCGGTCACAGCAATCGAGCCGGATTTAGAAGACGTGTTCCTCACCGTCACCGAAAACGGGGGGATGCAATGAGGCCAACGCTCGTCCTTTTTCGGGGCATCTTCCTGAAATCGATTATCCTCCTGACTCGGTATGCGTTCAACACGGTGAGCGAACTCGTCACAATCTACCTGTTTTTCGCGCTCATCTTCTTCGGCGGGCAGGCGTTCATCGGGACGGCGTTCACCGACTCGCTCGAAGGCATCATCGTCGGCTTTTTCGTGTTCACGATTGCGGTCGGTGCCTACTCCTCTGTGTCGTGGGACATCATTCGCGAGGCGCAGTGGGGAACGCTCGAACAGCTCTATATGTCGCCGTTTGGCTTCGGACGGGTAACGACCGTCAAAGTCTGCGTGAACGTCCTCATCAGCTTCCTGTGGGGCGGCGCGATGCTCGCGCTCATGTTGCTCACGACCGGGGAAACGCTCGCCCTCGATCTCGTGACCATCGTCCCACTACTCATCCTCACACTCGCGTCTGCTGTGGGGGTTGGCTTCGTCACCGGCGGACTCGCGCTCTTGTACAAGCGCATCGAGAATCTGTTTGCCATCATCCAGTTTACGTTCATTGGCCTGCTCGCGGCCCCCGTCGACACCTACCCGTTCTTGAAATTCCTGCCGCTCGCGCTTGGTGGCGACCTGCTCGGCGCGGCGATGGCCGGAGACGTGCGCCTGTGGGACCTGCCGACCGGCGACCTGCTGTTGCTCACCGCCAACGCCGTGGGCTACGTCGTGCTTGGCTACGCGATTTTCCAGTACATTAGCAAGAAAGCGCGCGAGAGGGGCGTTTTAGGCCACTACTGAGATTGTCTGATTTTCACGCCAAAGTGCGGCAACTCGTCCACGCACTCTTGCCTCCACATCGACAATTCTGCAGCGAGACAACTCGAAACCCTCGATTTCACCATATATAAGGTCATGCATATGCTAATAAGTGTTATTACCACACCAACGAAATGGTTAAGTAACGGACCTATGTTACTGAGTAACACCATGTCAAAACGAAGCCGACGACCGACAATGAAAGATGTTGACCACACACCGCCAGCAGGCGAGTCCGTGACGAACGTGTGGAATCGAGGACGGAAGCCGGAACCAGAGCCAAGCGACTAAGCAGCTACCAGTAGTTCTGAACAGTCTCAGTTTTCAACCAGTAGAGGCATCATTTTCCGCTCAGCGCGCGTTCTAGAGTCCGTTGCACCCCGACAGTGAGGCAAATGAACAGTGAGTATCAACGAATCGTAGACGACGCAGAACACGAGTGGCGAGCCAGCTTCGACCAGGGGCCAACCCGAACCAGATGGACCATCCTTCCGGTTCAGATTGGCGACCTGGCCCCCGATTTCACCCTCTCTGACCACCAGGGAAACGAGCGCACGCTGAGCGAGTTTTGGACCGGTGGCCCCGCACTTATCCTCTTTTTCCGGCACTTTGGCTGTCGGTGTAGCATGGCTCGGGCCGCCCGCCTGAAAGACGAACTGGCGAGTTATGATGAGGCGGGCGGAACCGTCGTCATCGTGGGGCAAGGCGACCCCGAGCGAGCCGCCGCCTACGCCCGTGACCACGACATCGTCTGTCCGATTCTCTGTGATACCTCGATGCGCGCGTACAGCGAATATGGCCTGCTCGAAGGCCT from Haladaptatus sp. ZSTT2 encodes:
- a CDS encoding peroxiredoxin-like family protein — its product is MNSEYQRIVDDAEHEWRASFDQGPTRTRWTILPVQIGDLAPDFTLSDHQGNERTLSEFWTGGPALILFFRHFGCRCSMARAARLKDELASYDEAGGTVVIVGQGDPERAAAYARDHDIVCPILCDTSMRAYSEYGLLEGLPSQILYGLDEQVRNRDPAATDTLVAERRREGRPFVDNPWQLPGEFIVDEAGIIQLAYRYQYCEDFPDPRILETTLHSLTNTESEV
- a CDS encoding COG1361 S-layer family protein, translating into MDVLRVIGVFCLLLACSVGPVAGLQEDTSVAGRPDFTAFIPENTLAPGMTGTVSLYLVNNGKVQITGDDEFEQLVQTARQTTVSVSAPEDSPITVKTATTPVGMLPEGVAGPYPIRLTVAEDAAPGTYRLAVDVEYEYTSKVITRADGSHRFVERSRTQELMVTVVIENQSRFTVLDVESDVAVGETGMVTLTLRNDGTATARDATLLVKSSDSELNFGSGAQSAESFIGTWQPGETKRVTTRVGITSDALVRDYAAEVEVAYKDKDGLSRLSSPLSIGVRPQTGQQFTIDNVSSTLSVGDLGTVTGTVTNTGLTTANDVVVVLQPVSPPFIAHSLAVPVGSLEPGESTQFEFPITVTGNATTGMRRLSATVEYELLTGRQTSDPFSLSVAVAEKQDRFNIEPVNATFEVDSDGILVVRLTNDGMEAVTNVNVRLLAEEPVSSADASTFVSRLNAGESTTMSFDLEVSDDAIPKTKAVTLAIDYEQADGTMRTETQQVPVEVVEGAPQQIPMEAIGLAVVVVAAAAVWWYRRR
- a CDS encoding aldo/keto reductase; translated protein: MDDAVNRSPVNGIPALGLGTYKNTNFGSCVASVRNALDIGFRHIDTAQYYENEAAVGEGIRTSPVSREAVFLASKVWFDDLAYDDVVRTARESLDRLGVDSLDMLYVHWPAESYDPEATLTAFSDLKRDGLIDNIGVSNFTPELLTEAREQCDAPIKANQVEMHPLLQQDELRAYAERHDIALVAYSPLMHGNVGDVREVCEVTEKHETTPEQVTLAWLLDKGVVPIPKATSRAHIRANWESQFLALDDEDIAHIDGISEEKRLGNPAFAPW
- a CDS encoding DUF7563 family protein, which codes for MKQCSNCGGFVTPDFVRVFGTNNDEVFACLNCTTITDLEKYAGTTYGHTEHASSVRWKDVGL
- a CDS encoding ABC transporter ATP-binding protein yields the protein MATHDEGPAVTVSGLSKVFGRRGNPPVTAVDDVSFSVERGSVVGLLGPNGAGKTTTIKAILGLLTPTAGNIQVGGVDVQTNPRGVYRNVSAVLEGSRNIYWRLSPRQNVEFFTSLQGIHPKTVREDHDEVFDWLGLTDKVDDPVTNLSRGMKQKTALACAIARDTDVLFLDEPTLGLDVETSLDLRRELRRLAEHDGKTILISSHDMDVVQDVCDRVIIMNEGRVVADERIDDLIALFRSQTYRIAVSHDEAALRTHLHEFEVTNWAVRDGRIEFDVVLRDGDRFYDLMDTLREGGVRLDSVTAIEPDLEDVFLTVTENGGMQ
- a CDS encoding ABC transporter ATP-binding protein — protein: MTALIETDGLTKFYGEVRGIEDLTFSVEEGAIFGFLGPNGAGKSTTIRTLLGLLHPTGGEARLLGCDVTDTTALTEAKQEIGHIPGDFHFYRNTTGEKVLDYFARLRGDERREELLELFPVPEDRKVKAYSRGNRQKLAIVQAFMHNPRLVIMDEPTSGLDPLVQETFYDFLLAEQDQGVTTFFSTHILSEVRKICERVAIIRDGKLVALEDIDTLLEKSGKVVRVSLAEDVAPETFKMPGIARTERDDDGYLRLIVTENFDGLIDALAAYTVQDVDIRETSIEDVFMHFYDGDVDA
- the dinB gene encoding DNA polymerase IV; its protein translation is MANRDGARLPGVPDEDGPARIILHVDMDCFYAACERLREPELVGKPVIVGMGYEPGETIGAVATASYEARAFGIESAQAISKALDTLPRIEAVADGEAGGYYRSVDLDFYKSVSAEVKAILRDCADTLREVSIDEAYLDVTERTAWDKTADGSRTLAEGYARYIKQRIEREVGVTASIGVAPNMSAAKVASDFDKPDGLTVVEPGTVREFFAPLSIEAVHGIGPVTARSLRDLGIETAGDLAAADRDDLVDQFGERGRELYERANGRDTRVVEPVGKPKSFSRESAFPPTADVSEHQTTVSRLAEAVAARADREGALYQTIGIKVVTPPFDVHTRARSLPGPVQDPALVESVALSLLTEFEGETARKLGVRVSKLSFAAEDQASLDSWSGATSSEPREKSSQPVSEQSREGQQSLTDF
- a CDS encoding mechanosensitive ion channel family protein, translated to MLNEMIAFVPNLVGAILILLIGWLVARGAMRLVEYVSDRIELDRVVLATPLGDILGGTEKAVSHSFGLLAYAFVFALAVLAAAEALAIPLLSLWISEAVSYLPSLIAGLLIIVLGFVVADFIGDAIQRTRAATETMYTSWFATGVRLFLYFTVVVIGLDTMGVDVELLYILATAFAGGVAIALALGVGIAVGWGGKDYVAQNIASWMSAARGGITPRSDGPMTGGETPADDD
- a CDS encoding ABC transporter permease subunit — protein: MLEIARFEARRRTRSAAALTILILALIALTIGLYPSISDTGVDLDAYLDTLSPELRQSFVGSVTSLTTIDGYLVSQLYVLVWLLILGIYFAYASASLVSAEIEHRSIDLLLVNPISRTRFIVEKFLALLPVNIAVNGIALVTVYFGVQFVGESLPLADLIALHALFVIYLAACSGLGLVASVIFDDVRRAQGVGIGLLFATYFLDSLTRGTDYEWAGQFSFARYLDPADVLSLGEIDWLGTAILLAVTIGLVILAAELFERKDING
- a CDS encoding ABC transporter permease, producing the protein MRPTLVLFRGIFLKSIILLTRYAFNTVSELVTIYLFFALIFFGGQAFIGTAFTDSLEGIIVGFFVFTIAVGAYSSVSWDIIREAQWGTLEQLYMSPFGFGRVTTVKVCVNVLISFLWGGAMLALMLLTTGETLALDLVTIVPLLILTLASAVGVGFVTGGLALLYKRIENLFAIIQFTFIGLLAAPVDTYPFLKFLPLALGGDLLGAAMAGDVRLWDLPTGDLLLLTANAVGYVVLGYAIFQYISKKARERGVLGHY